The genomic segment AATTTACTAATTCTAAACCCGCTGGAGTTAAACTGATAACTGGCGAAAGCACAACAAAACCTAGTGATTTCGGTGCTCGATTTATTCTGTCTCTTGCACTAAATGCAGGGTCGTTTGCACCTTCGCCATTAAAGAAGTTTTCTTCTTTCAATAGCTCCATAAATGCAAGTTGCGTTTTTGTATTCCATTTTTGTCCTGCAAAATGAGTGTTCAATAACTCAATTTCAGGAATCATTTTAGCAGGTGTTCGTGGTGATGTTGTAACGAAAATTACTTTACTGTCTATTCTTGCCATAATTTATTATAGTGCTAATTCTTTTTCAAATTCTAGTTGTGGGAAATGTTTTTTAGCAACGTTACCGTAATTTGAAATCAAAATATGGCTTGCTTCTGATTTAAATCTATTTCTAATATTCACTGCATAAGATTTTTCATATTCGTCAACAATCATTTCACCATATAACTTTTCTGTTAATGGTGTTCTTCCAATAACCATAAGTGCCTTACATTTAAGTTGCTTATACTGATTGGCTAACTCAATGTGATTTCTTTCATTAAATCCGTCTTTGTGTTCAACATTACCATAATCTGAAAAAACACAATCATACGGTGGGTCTAAAAACATAAAATCATCTTTATCTGCCATTCTAAATATTTCTGAATAATCAAGATTGTAAATTTCTGTTTTATTAAGTAGGTTGTTATGTGCTTTAGTAACCAAAGAAGTGTTTAAGTTAGCATATCTTCCATATGGTACATTAAATTCTCCTTTTGAGTTATAGCGAATCATTCCCGAATATGCTGTTTTGTTGATGAAGAAATATAGCAAAGCTTCTGAATACCTTTTTTCTGTCAAATCGTTGAACATATCTCTGATTTGGTAATAAAGAGGTTCGTTTTCGTCATCTACACGTTCATTTGGTGTTTTGCTTTTCAACTCTTCAAACTTTTTGCGATTTGTTGCATAAACTTTTTCGATTTCTGATAATTCAGTTTTGAGAAGTTCAAAATTGTCTTTTACACCTAAATAAAATGAAATTAGTTTTGAGTTAATATCGTTAATGATTGCTTTCTTGGGTTCTAAATGAAAGAATAACGCACCTCCTCCAAAAAATGGCTCAATATATTTCCCGCTAAACTGCGGAATATGTTTAATCAAATGGGGAATTTCTTTAGATTTCCCTCCTCTGTATTTTACGAGTGGTTTCATATTTTCGCAGTTTTTCGTTTATATTCGACAATGCTTTCTGCAACTACATTTAAAATTTGCGTTGCTTCTTCTTCTTCGGCAATAATGTCATAAACTTTGTCTGCCGACCATAAACGAATTAACTCTTTTGAATCAACTTCAAGCAATTCTGAAAGAATAGTTACTTGTTCTCTCTTTGCCCGTCTGTCGCCTTTTTCAATCTTACAGTATGTTGCTGTGTCTATTTCTAAAGCAGCAGCCAACTGTCGTTGAGGGATTTGTTTCTCCTCTCGAAGAGTCTTTATTCTATTTCCAAAGATTGTTGACATAATTTAGTATTGACATTATTTGGCAAATATAATTATTTTTTCTTTCTGTCGTCATTTTATTTTTAGCACGGTCGTCTTTTAGGGTGAGGCATAACTTGTATATATGCGAAACAAACTTTCGCATATACACCCAATATAGGGAAGATTGGCGCTAGTTGGCTTCTTTATTGTTTTCAAATATAATTATTTTTCCTTACAAGTGAAGGTTCTGCGTTGGTAGTAATTTTGAGCTTAACGTTTTTATTCAACACTTTCAATACAATAGCGGGTGCCATTAATCTCAAAAGCAAACCCAACTTGATTTCCCATCAACTTAGCGCCAAGTGGCGATTGTGGCGACAAAGCAATGACGTTAATTCCCTCGATACTTACTTTTGGCAAAGCAGTGCTTAAGTACAGAAAAATTCCGTTTGCTTTAACCAAGCTTCCTAAAGCAATCGTGTCCAACACTTTTAAAGGATCGATTTTATCTAAAATGGCTTTTTGAGTTAAGACCTCGCTCAGTTTGTGGTTTAGTTTTTCTTGTTCGATATGCATCATCGACAAAGCCGTTTCATGCTTATCGCCTGCCGAACCTTTGGCATCGTTTTTAGAATCTTCAGTCAAAGCCGAAATCATATCCCGAAAGACATCGATTCGATCTTGAACTAATTGCAAATAATAGTGGTGCGTTTTTTCTTTAAAAGTGCTCAAAATTCAATAGCATTAAAAATCAAATTTATAATTCGCTCCCACTACCAATTGAAAACCTTGAACAGGAAAATTCAACCATCTTTCATACATCTGATTGGCAATATTATTGGCTTTCAAAAAACCAGTCAATCGCTCGCTGTGTTTGTAACTTAAATGAGCATTCAAATCCACAAACGATTTTAAGGTAGTTGGAGCGTTATTATAAACTGGCGGGTAAATTTGAATATAAGCGATATCTCTATTAATTTGTAAATCTTTTCGTGAACCTACAAAAAATACATCTGCCCCAGCATACCATTTGGAATTAATAGTATAATCTACATTCGCATTCAATTGTATCGCCGGTAAATTCCACGCCTCTTCTTGTGATTCTGTATTGTAAAAAGCGATTGTCCCATTGGCTCCAAAACGCAAAGCCTCAGACAGATCTGCTTTTATTTCTCCAAAAAGGCGAGCTGTTTTAACTCGATCAAAAACAACTTGAAGTGAGTTTCCAAAAGCATACGGCTGGTTAGTCAATTCAGCAGAGAAATCATTGCTTTTAAACAAGGCTTTATTATTTTCATTGCTGTATGAACCTCTAATATTGTAGCTAATTGTAGCTGCCAATTTACCTTTTAAACCGGCAAAAACATCATATTTTCTGTCTGTTGGACTTATAATAGAAGTTGGCGATAGAAACGGATTTTGATCTACAAAATTCAAATACGAGTTTTGATCCAAGCCCCCTTCTGCTCCAGCATAAAAAATCATTAAATCTCCCACTACTTTGTGTGAGGCTGAAACTTGCGGATAGAAGTACATCTTATTTGTACTGCTTTTTCCGCCTAAACTATAATACATTCCCACACCCAAACGCATAGTCCAATCGTCTTTCTCTAATTCATAACTAGGAGAAATTCCGAAATTGGTGAAACGATATTCAATAGGATTCAAATTGGTTTTTGTATAATTTTCATCCAACTGACCGCCTAAATAATCTACGATAGCATTTAACTTGATTTCTTTGCCAAAAGCGTTGAACTTAAATGAGGGTTTGGCATAGAATCGATTTTCTGATGAACCAAAAGCATCTGAAAAATGAGCAAACCTGAAGCTTGCTGCTTCCAAAATACTTTCGTTAAACTCTATTTTGGAATCCAAAGCAATCGTATTATAAACCTGTCTAGGATCAATCGAGTTAATCAAACTAGTCTTTGTTGTAGGGGAAATCAAATTCATAAAAGCCGTTGGTAATCCATACCAATTATAGATTTGATTTTGGTACCCTAAATTCACATTCCAAGACAACTCTTTAGCCTCTGCTCCATAAGTTAGATCCAAAGAAGTATCATAAAATGCATTATCTAAATCCACACCTTTAATTCCGCCTTGAGAAGACAAATGGCGAAACATACCCGCCACATATTCCTCTGAATTTAAATCTTGAGTAACAAATAACTCGGCATTTATGGTTCCATAATTACCAGCTCCCAATGTAGCATAACTTTTATAAAAACGTCCTAATTCTTCTTTCTCAACACTTTCAGCACCTCCTTTTGAAGGAGTAAAAGTAGATGCCACTGGAAAAGAAAAAATACTATATTTCACAGTCTCTTTAGCCGAGTTAACTTCGTCATTCAAAGCAGGTGTCTCTTTAATTTTAAAAGCATCAGAAATTGTTGGAGTATATGATTTTACCACATTAACTTCTTCAGTTCTTATTTTTTCGTTTTTTTTCTGTGCTACGCCAAATTGAACAAATAATAAAGCAAAAGAATAAAAGACTGTATTTTGAAAAATTTTTATCATAATGAGTGGGTATTATATAATGAAATAGCTATTCTTTAATTATAGATGAATTTGTTTTTGACTCCTCTACTTTAATAGTATCTAAATCTGCTTGCGCTTTAGACACAATTTCAGGATATTCAGAAAAATTTTTAATAATGGTTTCCAATATGAATGTAGCCTGGTAACTGTCCTTCAAAGCATAAAAATTGGATGCCATTAACAACAAACCTTTGGCACCATACCATTTATAATCAGAATAATTTTTTGCTAATTGTTGCACTGATGCATTCGATTCTTCATAGTTAGCTGCTTTATTTTTGAAATAAGCCTCATAATACAAGGCCTCTGCTCCTAACTCTCCTTGAGATGAAATCAATTTTTCATAACCTGCCTTAGCTTTGGCTTCATCACCAGTCTCCATTGCGGATCGAGCCACTACAATTTGCGCATCATTTTTTACATCAACTTCAATTTTAGGATTATCCAACACTTTTTCTGCATACACAACAGCATTAGCATAGTCTTTTTTATCGTAATACAATTTCATCAAATTTGCTTGCGCAAATGTTTTGTTGGATAGCAAATCCGCTTCGTTCTCAATTCGAGTTAAAACTACTATTGCCTTATCAACCTCCTTTGATTTCAATACAATTTGAGCCAAACGAACCAATGAAGGCTCAGTAAATTCATTACGAGGCTCTGCAATAACATAGTCATAATTAGTTGCTGCTTTTTCCTCTAAACCAGTTGCATAACGCAATTGCCCCAAATAAAAGTGCGCTTGTAAAGCATGAATTCCTTTTGGAAAAACAGTTAAATAAGAAGCGAAACCACTAATCGCTTCAGAAGTATTACTTTGTTGGTATTGCTTTTCTGCAGACTCGTAGGTATCATTATCCAAATCGGCATCAGTTACAGCTACAAAATCTAATGTTCTTACCCAAGCAGCATATTCATCTACTTTTCCATTTTCTACATAAATCAAACGGGCAGTTGATACCGCCTCTAATGCTTCGGAAGATTTTGGAAAATCAGCTACTACCTTTTTGAATTTCGCCAGTGCCTTTTCATCTTTCTCTGCATTGTAATACACTAGACCTTGTCTTAATATTGATTTTGAAACAAACGAACCGTTTCCATATTCTACGATTAATTGGTCATAAGTTTTTATTGCTTGATCATCTTTGTTTAAAGTGACATACGTATTCCCTAATTCAAATAAAGCATCATCGCGGTATTCTGATTTTGGATACTGCTCTAAAAACGAAACTAGACTTTCGATTTTTTTATCATTTTTTCCAATGAAACCAAAAGACAAACTTCGTTGATAAAGCGCATAATCCGCATCCACACTTTTTTGCTCAATTACTTTGGCATAAGCCTCCATAGCCGAACCGTATTTGGATGTTACAAAGCGGCAATCAGCAAGGCGTAAATAGGCATCATTCAAACGCACTTTGTCTGTGCCTTTTTCAATTTGTTTTTGAAAATAATTTCCTGACTGATCGTACTCTTTCATTTTAAAATACGCATAAGCAATATTGTAATTGCAATTGCTGAACTCAGGAGTTGTTGTTGCTTCGCTATAAGTAAGAAACTGTTTGAATGACAACAAGGCATTTTTAAAATCATCTAATACAAATTGAGTTTCTCCTTTCCAAAACGTAGCTCTAGCAGTTATAAAAGCATCTTTTTGTTGACCAATCGCTTTTTCAAACTGTTGTAAAGCTAGTTGATACTCTCCATCTGTAAAAGATTGCAATCCACTGTAGAAAAGAACTTTTTGATAGGCCAATTTATTCTCTTGACTCTCATTTTTTTCCAAAATAAGCAACGCTCCTTTGTAGTTTTTTGAAGAAATATAAGAATCAACTAGCAATTTTCGGATGGAAGATGCGCTTGAACTTTGAGGAAACTGTTCTAAATAAGAAAGTAAAATTTTAGGAACACTCTCATACGAATTTCCAATTTCGTAACTCAATTTCGCATAATTCAAACTCGATTCTTCTTTTAATAAATTATCAAAATCCATTTCAGAAGCATTTTTAAAAGCATTTAGCGCTTCTTGTTTCTTATTTAAACTCAAATAACTTTGTCCTAAATGGTAAAAGCCGTTTTGCGCAATAAAATCTTTACCGTCAATAATTTTGTTAAACTGAGATACTGCGTTCTGAAACTCTTTTTGCTGATAGTATGCAAATCCCAATTGATAAAAATCAGTATTCGTCCATTTTCCATTTTTACCCTCATACAACTTTAAATAGTCGATTGCTTTGGCATAATCTTTTAAATTAAAATAGCTTTCGCCAATAATCTTATTCAGTTCTGATTGTTCTTCAACAGAAGATTTTGGTAGTGCTGCAACTCCTAAATCAATAGCCTTTTGAAAGTTTCCTGATTTAAAATTCATATCCGATTGGTAATAGGACATGCGTTCCTTGTATTTTCCCTCATTGGATACTGCATCAAAATACTTGGTAGCTTGTTTATAATCATCACCTTCATAAGCCATAAAACCCAAATAATATTTGGCTTGCGATCCGTAATTTTCACTTTCTACAACTTTATTAAAATAAGTCGTAGCCTCTTTTTTGTTCTTGGTAATAAAAAAACTATATGCTTTTTGAAAATTGTATTTCTCGCTTTCGCTAGCGGCCAAATACATTTCATCTACTTGATCGTACCAAGTCAATGCTTTTTCATAATTCTCTTGTTGAAAATAAAAATGCCCAATTTCTAAATAAGACGTATTTTTCTTGGTACTCGTTGGATAATTATTTATAAATCGCTCCATCAAAACACCTGCATTGGGTTGGCGTTCGCGAATCGCACATATTGCCGTGTAATACATTAAATCAGATTGTAACTCTGGATGGAGTGAACCGGAATTTAAACGATCAAACACCAATTTAGCATTCCCAAATTGCCCCGCATTGAAAAGAGAAACCGCAGTTTCATACTCTTTTAAATTGGAATTGTATATGGATGACTTTTGAGCTGAAACCGAAAAAGTTCCACAAAAAAATAGGGTGAATAAAATCCCAGAAAGTATACGCATTGTGATTTTTGTTTAAAATTCAAATGTATCGTTTTATACCCTTTATAACGAACAGCTATCCGTTTTTATTATGAACAAATGTTTTAACAAAAAAATAAAAAAAATTAGGGTTTGATACTTGAAATTTGGCAATTGATAATTACTTTTACCACTTAAACAAATGCAAATTATGTCACAATCCATTTTATCTTTAAGAAACGCAACAATATATCAAGAAGGAAGAGTCATTTTATCTGATGTAAACCTTGAAGTAAAGCAAGGCGAATTCATTTATGTAATTGGCAAAACCGGCTCAGGGAAAAGTAGTTTATTGAAGACTTTGTATGCCGATTTGGAACTTAAAGAAGGTGCAGGACATATTGTAGATTTTGATTTGGCTACTTTAAAAGAAGATGATATCCCTTTTTTGAGAAGAAAAATCGGAATTGTTTTTCAAGATTTTAAATTATTACCTGATCGTTCTGTAAAAGACAATATGCTTTTTGTTTTGAAAGCAACAGGTTGGACAGATACTCCTGAAATGCTTCAAAAAATTGATGAAGTATTAGATAAAGTGGGAATGAAAGATTTTGCTACTAAAATGCCGCACCAACTTTCAGGCGGAGAACAACAACGTGTAGCTATTGCAAGAGCCTTATTAAATGACCCCGAATTAATTTTAGCCGATGAACCAACAGGTAACTTGGATCCACAAACTAGTGCTGAAGTTTTAGAAGTACTTCGTAAAATTAATGAGAATGGAAAAACAGTATTAATGTCAACTCACGATTACGCATTATTAGTTAAATTCCCATTTAAAACGTTGAAATGTGAAGATGCTAAAATTTTTGAAGTAGTTCAAAAAACAGCATAATTCAAAATGAAGCAAATTAGCTCTTTACAAAATCCATTCATCAAATCATTGGTGTTATTGCAGGAAAAAGCAAAAGCACGTAAGCAAACTGGGGCTTTCTTAATAGAAGGACAACGCGAAATAAGTATTGCTATCAAAGGCGGTTACCAAATCGAAACTGTACTTTTTTTACCTGAGATTTGTTCCGAAAAAGAAGCACAACAAATGGCTCCTACAGCCGAATTAATAGAAATCAATAAAGAGGTATTTCAAAAGCTGGCTTACAGAGACACTACCGAAGGAATTTTGGCCGTTGCCAAAACTAAATCTACTCTTTTAACCGATTTAAAACTATCTGAAAATCCATTGATTTTAGTTGCCGAAGCTCCTGAAAAACCTGGAAATATTGGTGCGTTATTGCGTACCGCTGACGCCGCAAATTTAGATGCAGTGATTATTGCTAATCCCAAAAGCGATCTATACAATCCTAATATTGTGCGCTCAAGTGTAGGTTGTTTATTTACTAATCAAATTGCCACAGGAACAACTCCTGAAATCATCGCTTTTTTGAAAGACAATAAAATTGACTTTTACTGCGCTACATTACAAAACTCAAACGAATACCATAAAGAAAACTACACTACCCCAACGGCATTAGTTGTTGGAACAGAAGCGACTGGATTATCCCAAGAATGGCGAGAC from the Flavobacterium ammonificans genome contains:
- a CDS encoding DNA adenine methylase yields the protein MKPLVKYRGGKSKEIPHLIKHIPQFSGKYIEPFFGGGALFFHLEPKKAIINDINSKLISFYLGVKDNFELLKTELSEIEKVYATNRKKFEELKSKTPNERVDDENEPLYYQIRDMFNDLTEKRYSEALLYFFINKTAYSGMIRYNSKGEFNVPYGRYANLNTSLVTKAHNNLLNKTEIYNLDYSEIFRMADKDDFMFLDPPYDCVFSDYGNVEHKDGFNERNHIELANQYKQLKCKALMVIGRTPLTEKLYGEMIVDEYEKSYAVNIRNRFKSEASHILISNYGNVAKKHFPQLEFEKELAL
- a CDS encoding helix-turn-helix domain-containing protein; the encoded protein is MSTIFGNRIKTLREEKQIPQRQLAAALEIDTATYCKIEKGDRRAKREQVTILSELLEVDSKELIRLWSADKVYDIIAEEEEATQILNVVAESIVEYKRKTAKI
- a CDS encoding TonB-dependent receptor; this encodes MIKIFQNTVFYSFALLFVQFGVAQKKNEKIRTEEVNVVKSYTPTISDAFKIKETPALNDEVNSAKETVKYSIFSFPVASTFTPSKGGAESVEKEELGRFYKSYATLGAGNYGTINAELFVTQDLNSEEYVAGMFRHLSSQGGIKGVDLDNAFYDTSLDLTYGAEAKELSWNVNLGYQNQIYNWYGLPTAFMNLISPTTKTSLINSIDPRQVYNTIALDSKIEFNESILEAASFRFAHFSDAFGSSENRFYAKPSFKFNAFGKEIKLNAIVDYLGGQLDENYTKTNLNPIEYRFTNFGISPSYELEKDDWTMRLGVGMYYSLGGKSSTNKMYFYPQVSASHKVVGDLMIFYAGAEGGLDQNSYLNFVDQNPFLSPTSIISPTDRKYDVFAGLKGKLAATISYNIRGSYSNENNKALFKSNDFSAELTNQPYAFGNSLQVVFDRVKTARLFGEIKADLSEALRFGANGTIAFYNTESQEEAWNLPAIQLNANVDYTINSKWYAGADVFFVGSRKDLQINRDIAYIQIYPPVYNNAPTTLKSFVDLNAHLSYKHSERLTGFLKANNIANQMYERWLNFPVQGFQLVVGANYKFDF
- a CDS encoding tetratricopeptide repeat protein; the encoded protein is MRILSGILFTLFFCGTFSVSAQKSSIYNSNLKEYETAVSLFNAGQFGNAKLVFDRLNSGSLHPELQSDLMYYTAICAIRERQPNAGVLMERFINNYPTSTKKNTSYLEIGHFYFQQENYEKALTWYDQVDEMYLAASESEKYNFQKAYSFFITKNKKEATTYFNKVVESENYGSQAKYYLGFMAYEGDDYKQATKYFDAVSNEGKYKERMSYYQSDMNFKSGNFQKAIDLGVAALPKSSVEEQSELNKIIGESYFNLKDYAKAIDYLKLYEGKNGKWTNTDFYQLGFAYYQQKEFQNAVSQFNKIIDGKDFIAQNGFYHLGQSYLSLNKKQEALNAFKNASEMDFDNLLKEESSLNYAKLSYEIGNSYESVPKILLSYLEQFPQSSSASSIRKLLVDSYISSKNYKGALLILEKNESQENKLAYQKVLFYSGLQSFTDGEYQLALQQFEKAIGQQKDAFITARATFWKGETQFVLDDFKNALLSFKQFLTYSEATTTPEFSNCNYNIAYAYFKMKEYDQSGNYFQKQIEKGTDKVRLNDAYLRLADCRFVTSKYGSAMEAYAKVIEQKSVDADYALYQRSLSFGFIGKNDKKIESLVSFLEQYPKSEYRDDALFELGNTYVTLNKDDQAIKTYDQLIVEYGNGSFVSKSILRQGLVYYNAEKDEKALAKFKKVVADFPKSSEALEAVSTARLIYVENGKVDEYAAWVRTLDFVAVTDADLDNDTYESAEKQYQQSNTSEAISGFASYLTVFPKGIHALQAHFYLGQLRYATGLEEKAATNYDYVIAEPRNEFTEPSLVRLAQIVLKSKEVDKAIVVLTRIENEADLLSNKTFAQANLMKLYYDKKDYANAVVYAEKVLDNPKIEVDVKNDAQIVVARSAMETGDEAKAKAGYEKLISSQGELGAEALYYEAYFKNKAANYEESNASVQQLAKNYSDYKWYGAKGLLLMASNFYALKDSYQATFILETIIKNFSEYPEIVSKAQADLDTIKVEESKTNSSIIKE
- a CDS encoding cell division ATP-binding protein FtsE, which encodes MSQSILSLRNATIYQEGRVILSDVNLEVKQGEFIYVIGKTGSGKSSLLKTLYADLELKEGAGHIVDFDLATLKEDDIPFLRRKIGIVFQDFKLLPDRSVKDNMLFVLKATGWTDTPEMLQKIDEVLDKVGMKDFATKMPHQLSGGEQQRVAIARALLNDPELILADEPTGNLDPQTSAEVLEVLRKINENGKTVLMSTHDYALLVKFPFKTLKCEDAKIFEVVQKTA
- a CDS encoding TrmH family RNA methyltransferase yields the protein MKQISSLQNPFIKSLVLLQEKAKARKQTGAFLIEGQREISIAIKGGYQIETVLFLPEICSEKEAQQMAPTAELIEINKEVFQKLAYRDTTEGILAVAKTKSTLLTDLKLSENPLILVAEAPEKPGNIGALLRTADAANLDAVIIANPKSDLYNPNIVRSSVGCLFTNQIATGTTPEIIAFLKDNKIDFYCATLQNSNEYHKENYTTPTALVVGTEATGLSQEWRDAAKKNIIIPMQGEIDSMNVSVAAAILIFEAKRQRGF